The genomic stretch CAACACTATGGTCATCTCCGTCCTGGAACGCCGCGGCGAAGTCGGCCTGCGCCGCGCGCTCGGCGCCACCAGCCTGCATATCTGCCAGCAGTTCCTCACCGAGTCGTTGCTGCTCTCCAGCATCGGTGGCCTGGCCGGCACCGCGTCCGGGGCCCTGGTCACAGCCGCCTGGTCGTGGTGGCAGGGCTGGCCGGTGGCGATCCCGCTGTGGGCCGCGTCCGGCGGCCTCGCCGCAACCGTCCTGGTCGGCGTGATCGCGGGCCTCTACCCGGCCGTACGAGCGGCGCGCCTCGCCCCGACCGAAGCGCTGGCCCGCTGACCACCATGCCTTGACGCCCGCATCGATCAGCTGCGCTGAACTCACCCGGCGGCGCAAGTCGCGGAACGCCCTCGAAGCCTGCTCGCGGATGTCGTGGAGCGGCGGGACCGGCTGCCGGCGAACGCGTCCACCCGGAACCCGTCAACGACGGCCCCGAGCGACGCCGTGCCGCAGCGCGAACCCGCCGTGCAGCAGCCGCCGCGGGCATCCCAGCTCCTCGAAGCGGATACTCGCGGCTTGCCGGTCACTGTCCGGGGTCAGCCGCGACGCGCGGGCTGACCTGCGGCCGGTCGTCGGCCGCCTTGGCCACGCTGTACGCGACCTGGTCCTCCCCGCTGACGTAGCTGCCGGGGAAGAACGACACCGTCGCGACGAGCGCGCCGGGCCGAAGCACGGGCACTGCCAGCACGGTGGCGGCATAGTGTGCGCGCACGCCCGAGGTGAACATGTCGTCCCACACCCGCAGCGGCTGCTCCCAGAACGGGCCTTGCATGTCCGCGTAGCGGTCCTCGTGGTAGGCGGCATAGCCGCCCCACACGTTGTTGACCAGCAAGTCCAATCCGCCGTGCTCGGCCTGCACACGCTCGAACAGCGTGGCCGTCTGCTCGTCGTCGGTGTGGTCGCAGGGCACCGGCACACCGGCGCCGCCGGCTGCGGTCACCGCCGCGGCAGTCTCGTCAACCGTTCCGCCGACCGCCGGAAAGGTCACCCGGTCACCGGTCGAGCGGCCGGTCACGTACACGACGTAGCCAGCCGCACCGAGCGCCAGCGCAATCCCCTTGCCCACTCCTCGGCTCGCGCCGGTCACCACCGCTACCCGTTGCCCGGTCATGGCAGGAAGGATGGCAGAGGGGTACGACAAGAACCGGCGACAGCGCCGGAGGCGACGGCGGACAACGGCCAAATCCTCTCAGGACGGTCGCGGCCGATGATTTGCCGGAAAGGGCTTCGAATCCCTTCCGAGCACGCATGCCTCACAATAGACGCGACCCTGCCGGGCTGACCAAAAAGCATTTTTATTGGCTCTTGTCGGATCGAGCCGCAGAATATCAAATTACCTGAAGGGAGTTCCAGCCGCCGGGCGGGCCTGCTCTGCACCGGCTGGAAAAGACACCCGAAAGAGGCTTGCGCGTCACTTTGGGTCATGGGAATGTAACGGTTATCGACCGCCCCTGAAAGGGGTTCTGGGATGTCCGAACTTCCTGTGATTCGCTCCGCCGCGGAGGCCCGCGACGTCGACCCCGAGTCCCGCGTTCTCATCGAGGTTTCCGGCGCCAGTGCCGCCACCATGTTGTGGTTGGAAAAGATGCTGACCGACCCGGACGACAGCGAGCCGGGCCGCGTGGTGAAAAAGCTGATGGCCGCCACCAGCCGACCGGCCGAGTGAGCGCCCCGATGGAGACCGTGCTGGCCGGCCCGCCGGCAGTCCCTCGTCAGCTGTCGCTGGTCGGCGGCGTGCACTTCAGCCACCCGTTCGATCTGGAGGACGGGTCCTCCGCGGCCCTCGAGCTCTATGTCGAGGAGCTGGACCGGCTGGCCCTCGAGCCGATGGCGTCCGGGTGCGGTTGCACCTGGTCCAGCGTCGCCTGCGACTGCCTGGAGACCCTGTCCACGATTTTCTGCTACTCCGCTGAGCCGGAGACCGTGGAGTCCTCGTTCGAGGCAGCGTGAGCGCCACCGCCGGCTGGATCTACCGCAAGGTCTACGTGGGCGTTGTGGATGCCGGGCTCGACCACCTCATCACCCGCCTGGCGCCACAGATTCAGGCGCGGTCCGACCTGCGCGGGTGGTTCTTCATCCGATACATCGACGACGGCGGCCCGCACCTGCGGTTGCGGGTCCTGCCACGCGACCCGGACGGTGATCTGGCGGCATCCCTCGACGCGATGATCGGCGACGCGCTCCGGGCCCTGCCCACCTTGCCGCCCTCGTGGTATCGGCCGGTCATCGTGCTCCCCCGCGCCGAGCAGCGCGGACGGCCGGCCGTGCTGCGTTCCGTTCCCGATGTGTACGAGCCGGAAACAGACAAATATGGGCTGCACACGACAGTGATCGCCGAGTTGCTTTTCCAGCATTCCAGCGCCGTCGCGGTTCAGGTGCTGCGGGACGAGAACAACGACGAGTATTCGCGCAAAACGGTCGTTCCCTGCCTCATGCAGGCGGTCGCCGACGCGTTCGTACCGTCGCTGGGGTCGCATTTCTGGGAGAACTACAGCAACTATTGGCTCAGGGTCTGCCACGCCGACCCGGGGTGGCGCGAAAGGTTTGCGGCGAAAGCCGGCGAGTTGCGCGCCACCGGCGTTGCCGTCGTGGCGGCCGAGGCCGATCTGCCGGCGCAGGCGGCGGCCGCGGTGTCGGCCTGGCGGGGTTACGTCGGCGACGCTGCCGAGGCGTACGCCGCCGATCAGCACGAGCCGGCGCCGAGCGCTGTGTCGCTGGCCTTCCACTTCGCTCATCTGATGAACAACCGGCTGGGCGTAGGCCCGCTCGAAGAGGCCTACTACGGCAGCCTTCTGAGTGCCCACGCCACGGCGGCCGTATGAGCGGCACGACCGGCGTCGCGGAACCGGGCCTGCTCGCCACGCTGCGCGCCGGCAACCGGATCGGTTCGCTGGTGCAGCCGCGCGGCGGGCTGATCGGCGCGGTGCAACGGCTACCGGTGCGTCCCGGTGAGGCTGAAGCCGAGGTGGTGGCCGCCTCTCTCGGCGCGCTGAGCAGGACGCTGCCGCAGGTCACCGCGGGTGACAGCCCGGGCGGGGCGGGCAGCGACCGCACCGTCGAGATCGCCTGGCTCAAGGCGGTCGTCGAGGCCGCGGAACGGTACGCGTGCATCGTCCACGACGAGAACGACTTCACGATCGCGTCCGCCACCGATCTGGGCCGGGCGGCCATCGACCTGACCGGGATCGCCCGCTGCTCGGCCCGCGAGTACGCCGATCCGCGGTGCCCGGTGCGACCGGCTGACCCCGACCGGCCGATCCGCTGGGTCCGCGGTGTCTCGCTGATCGACCACACCGACCGGTTCGTGCCGGCCGCCATGGTCCACCTGCACTTCGAGCCCACCGTCGACGAACGGTTCTGGCTGCAGACCTCGACCGGGGTGGCCGCGCACACCAGCCTGCCCGCCGCCCTCATCGCCGCGCTCTGCGAGGTTGTCGAGCGCGACGCGCTGGCCCTGGCCTGGCTCGGGCGTCTGCCGCTCGACCGCCTCGCCGGGACACCCCGGGCCGAGCAGCCCGAGCGCACTTCGCAGTTGCTGGCCCGGGCGGCCGGCTCGATGGTGGACTTCCACTATTTCGACGCGACCACCGACCTCGGCGTCCCGACAGTCCTGTCCGTCCAGACGCGGACCGGCCATCCGTACTGCGACGTGACCGTCAGCTGCGCCACCGCCCTCGACGGGAACTCCGCCCTCGCCAAGGTGATCTGCGAGGCGACTTCGGCCCGGATCGCCCTGGACAGCGCGCAGCACATTCCGGCCGCTGTCGAGGACTTCACCAGTCTCACCCACGGCGCCCACTACTACGGGCGCGGCGGCCAGCGGAGGGCGTTCGATTTCCTGCTCGACCGGCCGGCCACCGAGCCACCGGACGGGTGGGCGATTCGTAGCTGCCTGCCGGACCTGTCCACGGCCAGTGACGAGCACCGGCTTGCCGCGCTCGTCGCCGTGCTGCGACAGCACGGCATGGACGTCGTCGCCGTCGATCTGACGACCGAGGAACTGCGCGAGGCAGGACTGTGGGTGGTGCGGGTGGTCGTTCCGCAGCTGATGCCGATCTCCTTCGTGCACCGGGCCCGTTTCCTCGGCACCCCACGGCTGACCGGGTACGTGGGGCGAACCCGGCCGGGATTCACCGAGTCCGACGCCAACCCCGACCCGCTCCCGTTCGCGTAAAGCCATGACCTTCGTTCTGTTCACCGCCGGTGAGTTCGGCGACGCCGTCGGGGAGCACCTGCGCCCACGGGTGCCGTCGCTGCATGTCACGCCGATCTGGGCCGCGCCCGACCTCGAAGACCTCGTGGCCGCGGCGGACTTCGTGGCCACCGCCCTCTGGCGCCGCTATCCGGCCGAGCTCGACCGGCTCGACGAGGCCTGCCACCGGCGTCAGGTGCGCTGGACGAGCGCCGTCCTCGAGGAGACGCAGCTCCGCACCGGCCCGCTGATCCGGCCCGGCCACGGGCCGTGTCACGCGTGTTACCGCACCCGATGGATGACGCACACTCCGGCCCCCGACCGCCAGGACACCTTGGACACGGCGTACGCGACTCATCCGTTGATCGGGGTTCCCGGCTTCACCCCCGGGACCGTGGCGATGGCGGCGGCGGCGCTGCTGATGGACCGCGACGAGCC from Paractinoplanes brasiliensis encodes the following:
- a CDS encoding YcaO-like family protein, which gives rise to MSGTTGVAEPGLLATLRAGNRIGSLVQPRGGLIGAVQRLPVRPGEAEAEVVAASLGALSRTLPQVTAGDSPGGAGSDRTVEIAWLKAVVEAAERYACIVHDENDFTIASATDLGRAAIDLTGIARCSAREYADPRCPVRPADPDRPIRWVRGVSLIDHTDRFVPAAMVHLHFEPTVDERFWLQTSTGVAAHTSLPAALIAALCEVVERDALALAWLGRLPLDRLAGTPRAEQPERTSQLLARAAGSMVDFHYFDATTDLGVPTVLSVQTRTGHPYCDVTVSCATALDGNSALAKVICEATSARIALDSAQHIPAAVEDFTSLTHGAHYYGRGGQRRAFDFLLDRPATEPPDGWAIRSCLPDLSTASDEHRLAALVAVLRQHGMDVVAVDLTTEELREAGLWVVRVVVPQLMPISFVHRARFLGTPRLTGYVGRTRPGFTESDANPDPLPFA
- a CDS encoding SDR family NAD(P)-dependent oxidoreductase produces the protein MTGQRVAVVTGASRGVGKGIALALGAAGYVVYVTGRSTGDRVTFPAVGGTVDETAAAVTAAGGAGVPVPCDHTDDEQTATLFERVQAEHGGLDLLVNNVWGGYAAYHEDRYADMQGPFWEQPLRVWDDMFTSGVRAHYAATVLAVPVLRPGALVATVSFFPGSYVSGEDQVAYSVAKAADDRPQVSPRVAADPGQ
- a CDS encoding lantibiotic dehydratase C-terminal domain-containing protein, whose protein sequence is MSATAGWIYRKVYVGVVDAGLDHLITRLAPQIQARSDLRGWFFIRYIDDGGPHLRLRVLPRDPDGDLAASLDAMIGDALRALPTLPPSWYRPVIVLPRAEQRGRPAVLRSVPDVYEPETDKYGLHTTVIAELLFQHSSAVAVQVLRDENNDEYSRKTVVPCLMQAVADAFVPSLGSHFWENYSNYWLRVCHADPGWRERFAAKAGELRATGVAVVAAEADLPAQAAAAVSAWRGYVGDAAEAYAADQHEPAPSAVSLAFHFAHLMNNRLGVGPLEEAYYGSLLSAHATAAV
- a CDS encoding TOMM precursor leader peptide-binding protein, producing the protein MTFVLFTAGEFGDAVGEHLRPRVPSLHVTPIWAAPDLEDLVAAADFVATALWRRYPAELDRLDEACHRRQVRWTSAVLEETQLRTGPLIRPGHGPCHACYRTRWMTHTPAPDRQDTLDTAYATHPLIGVPGFTPGTVAMAAAALLMDRDEPDAAPGRLRVIDLLQCTIEQSQVVPVHGCARCGPAHEPGERYHRWLGAALREGPP